A window of the Mucilaginibacter sp. cycad4 genome harbors these coding sequences:
- a CDS encoding glycoside hydrolase family 16 protein — protein sequence MITKIITAILLIAIPVAGKCQQDTVGGYKLVWADEFNKYGSPDPDNWVFESGFVRNNEDQWYQEQNAICRHGKLIIEAQRVHLTNPGYAPNSTNWKQKRQFINYTSSSINTRGKRSFQYGRFIMRGRISTDAGLWPAFWTLGIEKPWPSNGEIDIMEYYQNKLLANIACGTEVPHTAKWYSNTKAINTFKANWSKKFHTWRMDWDATAISLYVDDSLLNRVELKNLVNQDGTQFNPFMQPHYILLNLAIGGDNGGAPSATKFPKRFEVDYVRVYQKK from the coding sequence ATGATTACTAAGATAATTACAGCCATACTGCTTATCGCTATTCCGGTTGCGGGTAAATGTCAACAGGATACGGTGGGAGGCTATAAATTGGTTTGGGCAGATGAGTTTAATAAATACGGCTCTCCCGATCCGGATAACTGGGTGTTTGAATCCGGATTTGTGCGAAATAATGAAGATCAATGGTACCAGGAACAAAACGCAATTTGCCGCCACGGCAAATTGATAATTGAGGCACAGAGGGTACACCTAACAAATCCGGGCTACGCGCCTAACAGCACCAACTGGAAACAGAAAAGACAATTTATAAATTATACATCATCAAGTATTAATACCAGGGGCAAACGTAGCTTCCAATACGGAAGGTTCATTATGCGGGGCCGGATAAGTACCGACGCAGGCCTATGGCCCGCTTTTTGGACCTTAGGTATAGAAAAGCCATGGCCATCGAACGGAGAAATTGATATTATGGAATATTACCAGAATAAGCTTTTGGCTAATATTGCCTGCGGTACGGAGGTTCCGCATACAGCCAAATGGTATAGTAACACCAAAGCCATCAATACTTTCAAAGCCAACTGGAGTAAGAAATTTCATACCTGGCGCATGGATTGGGATGCCACAGCTATAAGTTTATATGTAGATGATAGCCTGCTCAATCGTGTCGAGCTAAAAAATCTTGTTAACCAGGACGGCACTCAATTTAACCCGTTTATGCAGCCTCATTATATATTGCTTAACCTTGCAATAGGTGGTGATAACGGCGGTGCCCCATCCGCCACAAAATTCCCCAAACGTTTTGAAGTTGATTACGTACGGGTATACCAAAAGAAATAA
- a CDS encoding TonB-dependent receptor, with translation MQYFLPDKIFLRKISRSVALSLILLLVIQTSSYAATTFKSISKISSSRYAAAGPIKGKVIDKTTGETIIGASVKIKGTSVGAVTDVNGSFTLNADPNAVLIVSYIGYEQAEFPLNGQTSVTIRLQVNAKNLNEVIVVGYGTQKKTSSTAAVSTIQTTEIAKKPVVNLTNSLVGRASGLIITQGSGEPGYDGSNILIRGIGSIGGSSPLLIVDGVPRDFSRLDPNTVENISVLKDAAAVAPYGVAGANGVILVTTKKGKSGKPTLTYNGYYGIQNPTKVPTFVGSYEYALLRNEANANDGQPPAYTADDIQKFKDHSDPDGHPDGHPLQQIIQRNRPITYHNVTLSGGTEDIKYFAALGYTHQAGMWDPTYLNKYNGSLNLTANATKTTTVSLSVNSYVEDQHFPSQNAATIIGQAQRQAPTTPIYYSNGLWSGYIGQSLIGEIYHSGYQFNENTAVLSQFTIDQKLPIKGLSLKGVISYDNGPDPLFTGNQTSFQRIYTTPIPFYNVDVTTTPYTYKQGIQGNSKATFSENYSQNHTLTIQGLLSYAGSFGKSDITALGVFESRRVKYQKFGATKYNYNLDLDELDFGGPAAADATNFGNSSGQKQIGYVYRVGYSYDKKYLLEATGRYDGSYLFAPGHRYGFFPAFSAGWRLSEEKFIKDNILWLDNLKLRASWGKSGAYPTIGGTIQTYQFQSPYNPYANSAVLNGSATQGIFEKLQGNPNITWEKATKTDIGFEATLWKGLLSIEADYFYEKRANMLVSIGNTLPGEYGLAVGLVNGGIMSNHGIDLTLQSSHSFSKELRLDVTGTFTFARNKLLQTYETSATANNPNRRTTGRPLNTIFGYEALGYFKTTDFNADGSLKAGIPVPSFGLVKAGDIQYADLSGPDGKPDGKIDANDQTVIGHPNTPEIIYGLEPRLTFKNFDLDVLFQGSGNSNIVISNYFAFPFNASGSASQLVYDDHWTPSTPNALYPRVTGTPTSNNTQTSSWFVRNDSYIRLKSFELGYTLSNKLLKNKVQSIRIYVAGQNVINSLPHVKEIIDPENSGGNTNYYQQRVFSLGLNATF, from the coding sequence ATGCAATATTTTTTACCCGATAAAATATTTTTGAGAAAAATATCCCGATCAGTAGCTTTATCACTGATCCTGCTGTTAGTTATTCAAACAAGCAGCTATGCGGCAACTACCTTTAAATCGATTAGTAAAATAAGCTCTTCGCGATATGCCGCTGCCGGACCAATTAAGGGAAAGGTGATCGACAAAACCACAGGCGAAACCATTATTGGCGCGTCTGTAAAGATTAAAGGAACCTCTGTAGGTGCTGTAACCGACGTAAACGGTAGCTTCACGCTTAATGCTGACCCCAACGCTGTACTGATAGTTAGTTACATAGGTTATGAACAGGCCGAGTTTCCTTTAAACGGACAAACTTCAGTAACCATCCGGTTGCAGGTGAACGCAAAAAATCTAAATGAAGTTATCGTTGTAGGTTACGGTACTCAAAAGAAAACATCCTCAACCGCAGCCGTATCCACAATTCAAACCACCGAAATTGCAAAAAAACCGGTTGTTAACTTAACTAATAGCCTGGTTGGCCGTGCCTCTGGTTTAATTATAACCCAGGGAAGCGGCGAACCTGGTTATGACGGTTCAAACATACTGATAAGAGGTATCGGATCTATAGGTGGAAGTTCCCCTCTACTTATTGTGGATGGTGTTCCGCGTGACTTCAGTCGCCTTGACCCGAACACCGTCGAAAATATTTCGGTACTAAAAGATGCAGCCGCGGTTGCCCCTTATGGGGTGGCCGGTGCAAATGGTGTAATATTGGTTACCACCAAAAAAGGCAAATCGGGCAAACCCACTTTAACTTATAACGGATACTATGGTATCCAGAACCCAACCAAGGTGCCAACATTTGTAGGCTCGTATGAGTATGCATTGCTGCGTAATGAGGCCAATGCCAATGATGGTCAGCCACCAGCATACACAGCAGATGATATTCAAAAATTCAAAGATCATTCAGACCCTGATGGTCACCCGGATGGTCATCCTTTGCAGCAAATTATCCAGAGAAACCGTCCTATCACCTATCATAACGTTACCCTGTCCGGCGGCACCGAGGATATCAAATATTTTGCAGCATTAGGATATACACACCAAGCTGGTATGTGGGATCCAACCTATCTTAATAAATATAACGGCTCGTTAAACTTAACGGCAAACGCCACCAAAACTACCACGGTGTCATTGTCTGTTAACAGCTATGTGGAAGATCAGCACTTTCCGTCACAAAACGCGGCTACAATTATTGGGCAGGCTCAGCGCCAAGCACCAACAACTCCAATTTACTACAGTAACGGATTATGGTCTGGCTACATCGGGCAATCGCTTATCGGCGAAATTTACCATAGCGGTTATCAATTCAATGAAAATACGGCCGTGTTGTCGCAGTTTACAATTGACCAGAAGCTTCCAATCAAAGGTTTAAGCTTGAAGGGCGTGATCAGCTATGATAACGGGCCGGATCCTTTATTCACAGGAAACCAAACTTCGTTCCAGCGTATTTATACTACTCCTATACCTTTCTATAATGTTGACGTTACTACTACCCCCTACACCTACAAACAAGGGATCCAGGGAAATTCAAAAGCAACCTTTAGCGAAAATTACAGCCAAAACCACACATTGACCATTCAGGGCTTGTTATCGTATGCAGGTTCATTTGGTAAAAGCGATATTACGGCTTTAGGAGTGTTTGAAAGTCGGCGCGTAAAATATCAAAAATTTGGAGCTACCAAATATAACTACAACCTTGATCTTGATGAATTGGATTTTGGCGGCCCGGCTGCCGCGGATGCAACCAACTTTGGGAACTCCTCCGGGCAAAAACAAATTGGTTATGTTTACAGGGTCGGTTATTCTTATGATAAAAAATACCTGCTCGAAGCTACTGGCAGGTATGATGGAAGTTATTTATTTGCTCCTGGTCATCGATACGGCTTTTTCCCGGCTTTTTCTGCGGGCTGGCGCTTGTCTGAAGAAAAATTTATCAAGGACAATATCTTATGGCTTGATAACTTAAAACTCAGGGCTTCCTGGGGAAAATCAGGGGCTTATCCAACAATAGGCGGCACTATTCAAACTTACCAGTTTCAAAGCCCTTATAACCCTTATGCAAACTCTGCTGTTCTCAATGGTAGCGCTACCCAGGGTATCTTTGAAAAATTGCAGGGCAATCCAAACATTACCTGGGAAAAAGCAACAAAAACAGACATTGGATTTGAAGCAACATTGTGGAAAGGCCTGTTAAGCATTGAAGCTGATTATTTTTATGAAAAAAGGGCTAATATGCTTGTAAGTATCGGAAACACGCTGCCAGGAGAATATGGATTAGCCGTCGGCCTGGTAAATGGAGGAATCATGAGCAACCATGGTATTGATCTGACATTGCAAAGCTCTCATAGCTTCTCAAAAGAGCTGAGGTTAGATGTTACCGGTACCTTCACTTTTGCCAGGAATAAATTATTACAAACTTACGAAACAAGCGCTACAGCTAATAATCCAAACAGGAGAACAACCGGCCGTCCACTAAACACCATATTTGGGTACGAGGCCTTAGGGTACTTTAAAACAACAGATTTTAACGCTGATGGATCCCTAAAAGCAGGAATACCTGTACCATCCTTTGGGCTAGTTAAGGCGGGGGATATTCAATATGCCGACTTAAGCGGCCCGGATGGAAAACCAGATGGCAAGATTGATGCTAATGACCAAACAGTAATAGGACACCCCAATACACCGGAAATCATTTATGGTTTAGAGCCAAGACTAACGTTCAAAAACTTCGATCTGGATGTTTTGTTCCAGGGTTCTGGAAACAGTAACATTGTTATCAGTAACTACTTTGCTTTCCCTTTCAATGCATCCGGTTCGGCTTCTCAACTGGTATATGACGATCATTGGACTCCTTCTACCCCTAACGCTTTATATCCAAGGGTTACCGGTACACCAACATCAAATAACACCCAAACCTCGTCCTGGTTCGTCAGAAATGATTCTTATATCCGGTTAAAAAGCTTTGAACTTGGTTACACCCTGTCAAACAAACTATTGAAAAACAAGGTCCAATCTATCAGGATCTATGTAGCCGGCCAAAACGTAATTAACTCTCTGCCGCACGTAAAAGAGATCATTGATCCCGAAAACAGCGGAGGCAACACCAATTACTATCAGCAGCGTGTATTTTCATTAGGTTTAAATGCCACATTTTAA
- a CDS encoding two-component regulator propeller domain-containing protein has protein sequence MYSRINYALNPKIYFSFLFLFVYLNVSGFTAGQPVRYLGIENGLSNNAVTSLYQDQYGFMWMGTYDGLNRYDSDEFKIYRNEWNNNKSLPYNHISALNGVGNKILIGTQRGLVFYNYPDSYFYPEYFREHSSGRLSKIASNINVIVTDKDSNVYIGTDELGLLRYDKARGLYLQTGLTNQYNYSVKALCQTRAGVWVFIKNKGLGLYDPKSERINIINTQLNSASCLLADKVGNLWIGTENGLFIFNNKAQTITRFHPVIDKLTSDNISNLTLDEKGNIWIATDGGGINILNTDNGKLTFITNGNKAGSLRSGAVTVVFHDRESRKWIATLRGGVSIVDNFKKPFALFDNDPFNKNSVINNFILSFCEDEKHNLWIGTDGGGLSYWNVKNNSFTGYTHASTGGGLSTDFIVSILKTFDNKIWVASFNGGIDEFNKITGKFKHYNCYNTVTQTTDKNLWKLFEDSRHHLWAGTTRGGPLYLYNRKNDRFELFDENLVNIHAIFEDRNGTLWAGNYTRLIKIDTVKKAHQFFNVGYGIRTIAGDNSNHLWVGTEGGGLLKFNLPDMSRVRYTKANGLPGNSILNILIDNKENLWCSTYNGLSRFSPAKNKFTNYIVSDGLQSLQFNYNAAIRLQSGNMAFGGINGFNIFNPDSIQVADHRPDLRITGLKIDNLETDGSSELLKNQSVADLQTIRLNYEQAALTVHYTALEYSFPDKIEYTYYLEGWDHGWNYVGKTKSAYYTHLNEGCYRLRIKATDTRGNWMPKQICVKVIVFPPWYRTLWAYGVYLVIIFGIIYIYFLYRVKQAKLKFEINLANLKVEKEKELNEKKLAFFTNVSHEFRTPLTLIINPIKDLLNKNKSHSDELNTVYRNARRLLGLVDHLLLFRKTESENAQLNISEINFVRVCEEVFSCFAHQAKIKNLNFNIETTNRNITVFADVEKIEISLFNLISNAVKFTPDHGTIKIFVEEDDTHVYFKITDNGIGINTETGDKLFDKFYQVKDNNYFKKGFGIGLYLVKVFIDCHKGTINYINNKTSGTTFTLKLLKGIKHFSAEEINVITAPDYNFVNDLIDHGSKDLVEENNELQKLELFSQEKHTLIVIDDNEQIRTYIKKIFFADYLVLEAKDGATGLELIKKYIPDLIISDIVMDGINGLDLCKMIMEDAAIKHIPVILLTGDTTPDIMVKSLEQGAIDFLRKPFDKELLTARVKSVLMNKTKLQQYFYKEVTKENIAINISRENKDLLNNCIAVIEQNFNSDNFDVYALAEAIGISYPTLFKRIKSTTGQSINNFIRFVRLRKAAELLIQTNCNINEAAIQVGISDIKYFREQFHKQFGVNPSGFIRKHRANFQVSYRLNEFEKPPVN, from the coding sequence ATGTATAGCAGGATAAATTACGCTTTAAATCCGAAAATATACTTTAGTTTCCTGTTCCTTTTCGTTTACTTAAATGTTTCTGGTTTTACCGCAGGGCAGCCTGTGCGGTATCTTGGTATCGAAAACGGGCTATCCAATAATGCAGTCACCTCCCTCTACCAGGACCAGTATGGGTTTATGTGGATGGGCACTTATGATGGCTTAAACCGCTACGACAGCGATGAATTTAAGATTTACAGAAACGAGTGGAACAACAATAAATCCCTCCCTTACAACCATATCAGCGCTTTAAATGGCGTTGGCAATAAAATACTAATAGGTACGCAACGCGGGCTTGTTTTTTATAATTATCCCGACTCTTATTTTTATCCGGAATACTTCCGGGAGCACAGCAGCGGGCGCCTGTCAAAAATAGCTTCAAATATAAATGTTATTGTAACCGATAAAGATAGTAATGTTTATATAGGGACTGATGAGCTTGGGTTATTGAGGTACGACAAAGCAAGGGGGCTTTACCTGCAAACGGGGCTTACTAACCAATATAATTATAGCGTAAAAGCATTATGCCAAACCCGGGCAGGCGTTTGGGTATTCATAAAAAACAAGGGGCTGGGTTTATATGATCCAAAATCTGAGCGTATAAATATTATCAATACTCAACTCAACAGCGCCAGTTGCCTGCTTGCAGATAAAGTCGGCAATCTTTGGATAGGCACAGAAAACGGCTTGTTTATATTTAATAATAAAGCACAAACTATCACGAGGTTTCACCCCGTTATTGATAAACTTACCAGCGATAACATATCCAATTTAACTCTCGACGAAAAAGGGAATATATGGATAGCTACCGACGGCGGAGGTATTAATATTTTAAATACCGATAATGGCAAACTCACTTTTATTACCAATGGCAATAAAGCAGGTTCATTGCGCAGCGGGGCTGTTACTGTAGTTTTTCATGACAGGGAATCAAGAAAGTGGATAGCAACCCTGCGCGGCGGGGTCAGCATTGTGGACAATTTTAAGAAGCCATTCGCCCTTTTTGATAATGATCCCTTCAATAAAAACAGTGTAATCAACAATTTTATCCTTTCATTTTGTGAAGATGAAAAGCATAACCTATGGATAGGGACGGATGGCGGCGGGCTTTCTTACTGGAACGTTAAAAATAATTCATTCACGGGTTATACCCATGCATCAACCGGTGGGGGCTTAAGTACCGATTTCATTGTGAGCATACTTAAAACGTTCGACAATAAAATATGGGTAGCGTCCTTTAATGGTGGTATCGACGAGTTTAACAAAATCACCGGCAAATTCAAGCATTACAACTGTTATAATACAGTAACTCAAACAACTGATAAAAACCTATGGAAACTTTTTGAAGATTCCAGGCACCATTTATGGGCGGGCACTACCAGGGGTGGCCCATTATATCTTTATAACCGTAAAAATGACCGCTTTGAACTATTTGATGAAAACCTGGTTAATATACACGCCATATTTGAAGACAGAAATGGAACCTTATGGGCCGGTAATTATACCCGGCTCATTAAAATAGATACCGTTAAGAAAGCTCATCAATTTTTTAATGTTGGCTATGGCATAAGAACCATTGCCGGGGATAATTCAAACCACCTGTGGGTTGGGACGGAAGGGGGTGGATTGCTGAAATTTAACCTTCCTGATATGAGCCGTGTAAGGTATACCAAGGCTAATGGTTTGCCGGGTAACTCAATCCTTAACATCCTCATCGACAATAAAGAAAACCTATGGTGCAGTACTTACAATGGTTTAAGCAGGTTTTCTCCGGCAAAAAATAAATTTACAAATTATATTGTTTCTGACGGCTTGCAAAGCCTCCAGTTTAATTATAATGCGGCTATCCGGCTCCAGTCGGGCAATATGGCTTTCGGAGGGATCAACGGATTTAACATTTTTAATCCCGACAGCATACAGGTAGCAGACCATAGGCCCGATCTTCGTATCACAGGCCTGAAAATTGACAACTTAGAAACTGATGGCTCCAGTGAACTGCTAAAAAATCAATCCGTAGCCGATCTTCAAACAATCCGGCTCAATTATGAACAGGCTGCACTCACCGTTCATTACACGGCGCTTGAATATTCATTTCCGGATAAAATTGAATATACCTATTACCTTGAGGGTTGGGACCACGGGTGGAACTATGTGGGTAAAACCAAATCGGCCTACTACACCCATTTAAATGAAGGTTGTTACAGGCTCCGGATCAAAGCTACAGATACGCGTGGCAACTGGATGCCGAAACAGATATGTGTTAAGGTTATTGTATTTCCGCCCTGGTACAGAACGTTATGGGCTTATGGAGTATACCTGGTTATTATATTCGGGATAATATACATTTATTTCCTATACCGGGTAAAGCAGGCAAAACTTAAATTTGAAATTAACCTGGCTAACTTAAAGGTTGAAAAGGAAAAGGAACTGAACGAGAAGAAGCTCGCTTTTTTCACTAACGTTTCGCACGAATTTAGAACTCCGCTTACGCTGATCATTAATCCCATCAAAGATCTGCTGAACAAAAATAAAAGCCATTCGGATGAGCTGAATACGGTATACAGGAATGCCCGCCGCTTATTAGGGTTGGTGGATCACCTGCTGTTATTTCGAAAAACTGAAAGTGAAAACGCGCAGTTAAATATAAGCGAAATAAATTTTGTGCGGGTATGCGAAGAGGTGTTTTCATGCTTTGCACACCAGGCTAAAATCAAAAACCTGAATTTTAACATTGAAACAACAAACCGGAACATTACGGTATTCGCCGATGTCGAAAAAATTGAGATTTCGTTATTTAACCTTATTTCCAACGCGGTTAAGTTTACACCTGATCATGGCACTATTAAGATTTTTGTAGAAGAAGACGATACACATGTTTACTTTAAAATAACAGACAACGGCATTGGGATCAATACCGAAACCGGGGATAAGTTGTTTGATAAGTTTTACCAGGTAAAGGATAATAATTACTTCAAAAAAGGGTTCGGTATCGGTTTATACCTGGTTAAAGTTTTTATTGATTGCCATAAGGGTACAATAAATTATATAAATAATAAAACCAGCGGAACCACCTTTACCTTGAAGCTATTAAAGGGAATAAAGCATTTTTCGGCAGAAGAAATAAATGTTATAACAGCTCCTGACTATAATTTTGTAAATGACCTCATAGATCATGGTAGTAAGGACCTTGTTGAAGAAAACAATGAATTGCAGAAGCTTGAACTGTTTAGCCAGGAAAAGCACACCCTCATTGTTATTGATGATAATGAACAGATAAGAACATATATCAAAAAAATATTTTTTGCCGATTATTTAGTTCTTGAAGCAAAAGATGGAGCAACTGGTCTTGAACTGATTAAAAAATACATACCTGATCTGATCATCAGCGATATTGTAATGGACGGAATTAACGGGTTGGATCTATGTAAAATGATTATGGAAGATGCAGCCATAAAGCATATCCCGGTTATTTTGCTCACCGGCGATACCACACCCGATATTATGGTAAAAAGCCTTGAGCAGGGCGCAATAGACTTTTTGCGGAAGCCGTTTGATAAAGAATTGCTCACAGCAAGGGTTAAAAGTGTGCTGATGAATAAAACCAAACTTCAGCAATATTTTTATAAGGAGGTTACGAAGGAAAACATAGCCATTAATATTTCGCGGGAAAATAAAGACCTGCTCAACAATTGTATTGCTGTTATTGAGCAAAATTTCAACAGCGATAACTTTGATGTTTATGCCCTGGCCGAGGCGATCGGCATCAGCTATCCAACACTATTTAAAAGGATCAAAAGCACTACCGGCCAATCTATAAATAATTTTATCAGGTTTGTTCGCCTGCGTAAAGCCGCCGAGCTCCTGATCCAAACCAATTGTAATATCAATGAAGCGGCAATACAGGTAGGTATCAGCGATATCAAATATTTCAGAGAGCAATTTCATAAACAATTCGGCGTCAACCCATCAGGATTTATCAGAAAACACCGGGCTAATTTCCAGGTCTCCTATCGCTTAAACGAGTTTGAAAAACCTCCCGTAAATTAA
- a CDS encoding DUF1080 domain-containing protein, with amino-acid sequence MIKRGLTFLVLNVLFLISLPILLALKSPDPKFKVKWEQLFNGKDLNDWTVKIRKHQLNENFGNTFRVVDNKIQVNYDHYEKFDDQFGHLFYKKPFSYYLIGVEYRFTGNQVKEGPAWAFRNSGVMIHGQDPKTMKIDQDFPISIEVQLLGGNGKDKRPTANVCTPGTQYVLNNSIVKSHCMDSKSETFHGDQWVRVEALVLGDSLVVHYVNGEEVLRYQRPQLDPVGSAEEGALLKSGTISLQSESHPVEFRKVEIVNLEKYAHDPPKLADVVKQLAAEKRIPKQ; translated from the coding sequence ATGATAAAGCGTGGACTCACCTTTTTAGTACTGAATGTTTTATTTTTAATAAGCTTGCCCATATTACTGGCACTTAAAAGCCCTGACCCGAAATTCAAAGTTAAGTGGGAACAGCTTTTTAATGGAAAGGATTTAAACGATTGGACTGTTAAAATCAGGAAACATCAATTAAATGAAAATTTCGGTAACACCTTCAGGGTTGTCGACAATAAGATCCAGGTAAATTATGATCATTATGAAAAATTTGATGACCAGTTTGGCCATCTATTTTATAAAAAGCCTTTTTCTTATTACCTGATAGGTGTAGAATATCGTTTTACAGGTAACCAGGTAAAAGAAGGCCCTGCATGGGCATTCCGCAACAGTGGTGTTATGATACATGGCCAGGATCCTAAAACCATGAAGATAGACCAGGATTTTCCAATATCCATTGAGGTTCAGTTACTGGGCGGCAATGGCAAGGATAAACGGCCGACCGCAAATGTGTGCACCCCCGGTACGCAGTATGTTTTAAATAACTCGATTGTTAAAAGCCATTGCATGGATTCAAAATCGGAAACCTTTCATGGCGACCAATGGGTTAGGGTAGAGGCATTGGTTTTGGGCGATTCGCTGGTGGTACATTATGTAAACGGAGAAGAGGTGTTACGTTATCAACGCCCGCAATTAGACCCGGTTGGCAGCGCAGAGGAAGGCGCGTTGTTAAAAAGCGGTACAATTTCCTTGCAAAGCGAAAGTCATCCGGTTGAGTTTAGGAAAGTTGAAATTGTTAATCTTGAAAAATACGCGCATGATCCTCCGAAATTAGCCGATGTAGTTAAACAATTGGCCGCCGAGAAACGGATTCCTAAACAATAA